One window of Nicotiana tomentosiformis chromosome 11, ASM39032v3, whole genome shotgun sequence genomic DNA carries:
- the LOC138901248 gene encoding uncharacterized protein — translation MAPRKKTRTGQGSNVTPRVAVDSIIDNAGKHPRGGDIPPITTPSESTILAQTAPVPTPDEGETNPPIDIPVPPPSPASGLSVFDRDLRGAIQMLAYIAASQAQRSSVGPTSSSQPRESNSFRVNKFLQLYPPMSTGANPEEDPQDFIDEMHKTLRVMRATETEGVGLASYSLKRVAYSWFVLLEESREEGSPPARWGEFTDAFMDHFLPVETKATHAAKIESLKQGSMSVWEYHIEFACLSKYAMHKLPTMEARVCRFVQGLSPLVINEATTVALNFDMNYGKMVAFAQATENRKLKNRMEHESSSKARSAGNFGGSFGGGGSRSAFRGGSSGPS, via the coding sequence atggcgcctaggaagaagacaagaactggccaaggatcCAATGTTACCCCAAGAGTGGCGGTTGATTCTATAATTGATAATGCGGGTAAACACCCGAGGGGTGGGGATATTCCCCCAATTACTACACCATCTGAATCTACTATTCTTGCTCAGActgcaccagttcctacacctgATGAGGGAGAAACGAATCCTCCAATTGATATTCCGGTTCCACCTCCATCCCCAGCTTCCGGTCTCAGTGTTTTCGatagggatcttaggggagccatacagatgttggcatATATAGctgcttctcaggcccagagatcgagtgttgggcctacttcttccagtcaaccAAGGGAATCTAATAGTttcagggtgaacaagtttcttcagttatatccgccaatgtccacaggtgctaatcccgaggaggacccccaggacttcattgatgagatgcacaagactctccgggttatgcgtgctactgagacggagggagtggggTTGGCCTCCTACTCCCTGAaaagggtggcctattcttggtttgtgTTGttggaggagtcccgtgaggaggggagccctccggcgaggtggggtgagttcacagacGCCTTTATGGATCACTTCTTGCCTGTCGAGACCAAGGCGACTCATGCCGCTAAGATTGAGAGCTTGAAGCagggtagcatgagtgtgtgggagtaccacaTAGAGTTCGCGTGCCTATCCAAGTATGCTATGCATaagttgcccactatggaggctagggtgtgccggtttgtacagggccttagccccttggttattaatgaggccactACAGTCGCCTTGAattttgatatgaactatgggaagatggtggcgtttgctcaagctacagagaaccgTAAACTGAAAAATCGAATGGAGCATGaaagtagcagcaaggcccggtccgcgggcaactttggtggttctttcggtggtggtggtagtaggtcggcatttaggggagggtcatcagggccatcttaG